From the genome of bacterium:
GATGCTCTCCCTTCGCACAAGCCACGCCACGTCCTCGGCATCGGCCATCCGGAAGATTTCCCGATCATCGCCCAAGCAGGCGGTGACACCTTCGACTGCATCGCTCCCACGCACTACGCACGTCGCGGCGTCATCTTCACCTCGAAGGGTCGCATTGATTTGCGCAAGCCGCGCTTCCTCAAAGAATTAAAACCCCTTGATCCGAACTGCAAGTGCATGATCTGCCAGAACTACACACGCAGCTATATCTCGCACCTTCTGCGCGGCCACGAACTCTCGGGCCTCAAGCTCGCCACCTACCACAACCTCTTCTTCTTCAACAATCTCGCGAAGACGATGCGCAAGCGCATCAAGGACGGCGACCTCTAATCCTCGAGGAAACGCACGCTTGCGTGCATCCCCGGGTGTATACGATCATCCGGATCAAGCGCGACGGTTACCGCAAAACTGACGAATCCGTCGGTATTTTTCTCGCCTTTGCCGATTTCCGCGACACGCCCCTTCAGCTGGATATCCGTTCCTTCGAATGCAACAAGGGCGGGTTGTCCGACGTTCGTGCGCACGACCTGTCCTTGTGCGAGATACACCACCACAAGCGTGTCTCGCGCGAGAAGTCTCGCGACCACCTCCCCATCATCCACATACTGGGCTTTTTTCTTCTCGATACTCGCGATGACGCCACTGAACGGTGCCCGTACTTCGTAATTCGAGAGTGTGCCCTTCGCATCATCGAGCCGGTTACGCGCACGCGTCACCTCCAGCTCCGCGGCTTTCCGCTCAGCGTCAGAGGCTGAGATGCGTGTCTGTGCAGCGTCTCCCCCTTCTGAAGCTGCGCGCGCCATGCGGATCCCCTCGATGGATCCATTGAGAAGCGCGAGCTGATCGGTCAGCTGGGAGGAGTAGTTCGAAAGCGCATCAGTATATTCCTGGAAGACCGGTGGTTCCGTATATCTCAGTGACCGGAAATGATTCTGTTCGAATGAAAATAATTCGTTGACTGCTTTCGTCGCATCCGAGAGCGCACCGATCGCCTCTTGGGACTGGATGAGCAGCGCCCACATCTCTTCGTCGCTCGAATTGCTTGAGATGCGATGGTATTGATCGGCGGCCCGCTGGTATTTTTCCTTCGCCGCCAGATACCGATCACCTGCACGAGTACTGACGTCGTCGATGGCCTCGTTGTCCTCACTGATGCGCTGCGCATGCGCCATCAGGTAATCGACGCCATCGTCCGAAAATCCGCTGCCATAGAGCATGCCTGAGAGTCCCGAGACGAGATCCGGCAGCGTCAGATAGATCTCC
Proteins encoded in this window:
- a CDS encoding HlyD family efflux transporter periplasmic adaptor subunit, translated to MKIVGMPSWMKRSNLTELLNTTKTSVRDRWNNFRTHHTQSAAVAAGGVRASVAIAGLLLILASFGVAMGVSTPGEFRNSLVAMLPFSLEGDMPPAAIAGVIADGDTVPARELSLSSRAGGLVEEVVGRVGDFVEEGAVIVRIDDVEARRNVRDAEAELARAELALAQVGSEAASAPDDSSSRREAAASIPGLFDDAYIQMTEIYLTLPDLVSGLSGMLYGSGFSDDGVDYLMAHAQRISEDNEAIDDVSTRAGDRYLAAKEKYQRAADQYHRISSNSSDEEMWALLIQSQEAIGALSDATKAVNELFSFEQNHFRSLRYTEPPVFQEYTDALSNYSSQLTDQLALLNGSIEGIRMARAASEGGDAAQTRISASDAERKAAELEVTRARNRLDDAKGTLSNYEVRAPFSGVIASIEKKKAQYVDDGEVVARLLARDTLVVVYLAQGQVVRTNVGQPALVAFEGTDIQLKGRVAEIGKGEKNTDGFVSFAVTVALDPDDRIHPGMHASVRFLED